One genomic region from Ornithinicoccus hortensis encodes:
- a CDS encoding dihydrodipicolinate synthase family protein gives MATPLGGVLTALATPFDSSGEIDAGLLARVVDRSVSAGVGGVVAGGSTGEFAALDHDERLRLVELVTEQTAGRVPVVAQTGATSTREAIKLSRAAERAGADVLMLVTPYYEPLSVAETVAYLKDVCAAVDLPVMLYNIPAATGVALDLETVAALAEEVDTIRYVKDSSANWEFGLQLIHHLGPRVGTFIGWDAYAYSALAEGATGVLAGTANVVPEHLVALHRAVRDGDHDRARRIWGDLYPAIDAMLSQPFVAAVKDGLRLTGLDVGLPRPPVAPLDGGASAVLQRALEQLPPVAPTAAT, from the coding sequence ATGGCCACCCCGCTCGGCGGCGTCCTGACCGCCCTCGCCACGCCCTTCGACTCCTCCGGGGAGATCGACGCCGGCCTGCTGGCCCGGGTCGTCGACCGCTCCGTCTCCGCCGGGGTCGGCGGGGTGGTGGCCGGCGGCTCCACCGGCGAGTTCGCCGCGCTGGACCACGACGAGCGCCTCCGGTTGGTGGAACTGGTGACCGAGCAGACCGCCGGGCGGGTCCCGGTGGTGGCCCAGACCGGCGCCACCTCGACCCGGGAGGCCATCAAACTCTCCCGGGCGGCCGAGCGGGCCGGCGCCGACGTCCTCATGCTGGTGACCCCCTACTACGAGCCGCTGTCCGTGGCCGAGACGGTGGCGTATCTCAAGGACGTGTGTGCCGCGGTCGACCTGCCGGTCATGCTCTACAACATCCCGGCCGCGACCGGCGTGGCGCTCGACCTGGAGACCGTGGCCGCGCTGGCCGAGGAGGTCGACACGATCCGGTACGTCAAGGACTCGAGCGCGAACTGGGAGTTCGGGCTCCAGCTGATCCACCACCTCGGCCCGCGGGTCGGGACCTTCATCGGGTGGGACGCCTACGCCTACAGCGCGTTGGCCGAGGGTGCCACCGGCGTCCTGGCCGGGACGGCCAACGTGGTCCCGGAACACCTGGTCGCCCTGCACCGCGCGGTCCGGGACGGGGACCACGACCGGGCCCGCCGGATCTGGGGCGACCTCTACCCCGCGATCGACGCCATGCTGTCCCAGCCGTTCGTCGCCGCCGTCAAGGACGGGCTGCGGTTGACCGGGCTCGATGTCGGGCTCCCCCGCCCCCCGGTCGCCCCGCTGGACGGCGGGGCCTCGGCGGTCCTGCAGCGGGCGCTGGAGCAGCTCCCGCCCGTCGCACCCACCGCCGCGACCTGA
- a CDS encoding sodium:proton antiporter, with protein MPFVTMLGCIAVLPLIEATSHYWEKQRVQLLIALLLGVPVALWFIIGGDSSAVVHALIEYVQFICLLLALFVVSGGIFLKGDIQANPRNNTIFLGFGAVIASFIGTTGAAMLLIRPLLNTNAERKFRTHTVLFCIFIVANCGGLLTPLGDPPLFLGFLRGVPFTWTFGLWPMWLFVNAVLLVTYYALDKKFYAQERPEDVALDTSSITPLGVKGRVNLIYLAIIVAAVAFAPSIDIHNIEAGHAAFLDWIPVREIIMLTVATVSFTTGDKVARFVDNNFKWGPILEVAALFIGIFLTMIPALKYLGQIAPNLPLNEVTFFIFTGGLSSMLDNAPTYVTFFEMARELGGEPAVAGVFEPYLVAISLGAVFCGAITYIGNGPNFMVKAVADSVGVKMPSFGGYVVQAFTYLVPTLVAMVCIFIADSTWALVLGLVLTLGLLLRAVLAVRAHDDPVEQESAAD; from the coding sequence TTGCCATTCGTCACCATGCTCGGGTGCATCGCCGTGCTCCCGCTGATCGAGGCGACCTCCCACTACTGGGAGAAGCAGCGCGTCCAGCTGCTCATCGCGTTGCTGCTCGGGGTCCCGGTGGCCCTGTGGTTCATCATCGGCGGGGACAGCTCGGCCGTGGTGCACGCGCTGATCGAGTACGTCCAGTTCATCTGCCTGCTGCTCGCCCTGTTCGTGGTCTCCGGGGGAATCTTCCTCAAGGGCGACATCCAGGCCAACCCCCGCAACAACACCATCTTCCTGGGCTTCGGCGCGGTGATCGCCTCGTTCATCGGCACCACGGGCGCGGCGATGCTGCTGATCCGGCCGCTGCTGAACACCAACGCCGAGCGGAAGTTCCGCACGCACACGGTGCTGTTCTGCATCTTCATCGTGGCCAACTGTGGTGGCCTGCTCACCCCGCTGGGTGACCCACCGCTGTTCCTGGGGTTCCTCCGCGGGGTGCCGTTCACCTGGACCTTCGGGCTGTGGCCGATGTGGCTGTTCGTCAACGCGGTCCTGCTGGTCACCTACTACGCCCTGGACAAGAAGTTCTACGCCCAGGAGCGCCCGGAGGACGTCGCGCTCGACACCTCCTCGATCACGCCGCTGGGCGTCAAGGGCCGGGTCAACCTGATCTACCTGGCGATCATCGTCGCCGCGGTCGCCTTCGCCCCGTCGATCGACATCCACAACATCGAGGCCGGGCACGCGGCCTTCCTCGACTGGATCCCGGTCCGGGAGATCATCATGCTCACCGTGGCCACGGTCTCGTTCACGACCGGCGACAAGGTCGCGCGGTTCGTGGACAACAACTTCAAGTGGGGCCCGATCCTGGAGGTCGCGGCCCTGTTCATCGGCATCTTCCTGACGATGATCCCGGCCCTGAAGTACCTCGGCCAGATCGCCCCGAACCTGCCGTTGAACGAGGTCACCTTCTTCATCTTCACCGGCGGCCTGTCCTCGATGCTCGACAACGCCCCGACCTACGTCACGTTCTTCGAGATGGCCCGCGAGCTGGGTGGGGAACCGGCCGTGGCCGGCGTCTTCGAGCCCTACCTGGTCGCGATCAGTCTCGGCGCGGTGTTCTGCGGGGCGATCACCTACATCGGCAACGGCCCGAACTTCATGGTCAAGGCGGTCGCCGACAGCGTGGGCGTCAAGATGCCCTCCTTCGGCGGCTACGTCGTGCAGGCCTTCACCTACCTGGTGCCGACCCTGGTCGCCATGGTCTGCATCTTCATCGCGGACTCCACCTGGGCGTTGGTCCTCGGCCTGGTGCTCACCCTGGGCCTGCTCCTCCGGGCCGTCCTGGCGGTCCGGGCTCACGACGACCCGGTCGAGCAAGAGTCCGCGGCGGACTGA
- a CDS encoding DUF5063 domain-containing protein, with protein sequence MTDPSGAAETGTDTAVAELASDTGLEVQRYLATIREVAAGQSADTALPVLLLAASQMQLAGARLGAMVDVVPQERFEPDPGPDTDLEAVRTGLRQMLGGVDDYVDVEDPVLSGEVVPGSLADDLTAVAADLDYGWSHFTDGRILEALWWWQFSYLSAWGERCAAAVRVLHSLLSHVRLDADEEMVMEAEMAALHAESDPLNS encoded by the coding sequence ATGACCGACCCATCCGGGGCCGCCGAGACCGGAACCGACACGGCCGTGGCCGAGTTGGCCTCCGACACCGGGCTCGAGGTCCAGCGCTACCTGGCCACGATCCGGGAGGTCGCCGCCGGCCAGAGCGCCGACACCGCCCTGCCCGTCCTGTTGCTGGCCGCCTCACAGATGCAGCTGGCCGGCGCCCGGCTGGGGGCGATGGTCGACGTGGTGCCCCAGGAACGCTTCGAGCCCGACCCCGGACCCGACACCGACCTGGAGGCGGTGCGGACCGGGCTGCGCCAGATGCTCGGTGGGGTCGACGACTACGTCGACGTGGAGGACCCCGTGCTCTCCGGGGAGGTGGTGCCCGGGTCCCTCGCGGACGACCTGACGGCGGTCGCCGCCGACCTGGACTACGGCTGGAGCCACTTCACCGACGGGCGGATCCTGGAGGCCCTGTGGTGGTGGCAGTTCAGCTACCTGTCGGCCTGGGGCGAGCGGTGCGCCGCGGCCGTCCGGGTGCTGCACAGCCTGCTCTCCCACGTCCGGCTGGACGCCGACGAGGAGATGGTGATGGAGGCCGAGATGGCCGCGCTCCACGCCGAGTCCGATCCGCTCAACTCCTGA
- the recR gene encoding recombination mediator RecR: protein MYEGVVQDLIDELGRLPGIGPKSAQRIAFHLLSADPDDVDRLARALSEVKDKVRFCTVCGNVAEAEQCRICLDPRRDPALLCVVEEAKDVVAIERTREFRGRYHVLGGSISPIEGIGPDDLRVKELMTRLSDGAITEIIIATDPNLEGEATATYLARLLKPMGLQLSRLASGLPVGGDLEYADEVTLGRAFEGRRLIEA from the coding sequence GTGTATGAAGGTGTGGTCCAGGACCTGATCGATGAGCTCGGCCGGTTGCCCGGCATCGGGCCGAAGAGTGCGCAGCGCATCGCGTTCCACCTGTTGAGCGCGGACCCCGATGACGTCGACCGCCTGGCGCGGGCGCTGTCGGAGGTCAAGGACAAGGTGCGCTTCTGCACGGTGTGCGGCAACGTCGCGGAGGCCGAGCAGTGCCGGATCTGCCTGGACCCCCGCCGCGACCCCGCCCTGCTCTGCGTGGTCGAGGAGGCCAAGGACGTGGTGGCGATCGAACGGACCCGCGAGTTCCGCGGCCGTTACCACGTGCTGGGTGGGTCGATCAGCCCGATCGAGGGGATCGGACCCGACGACCTGCGGGTCAAGGAGCTGATGACCCGGCTGTCCGACGGCGCGATCACCGAGATCATCATCGCGACCGACCCGAACCTCGAGGGGGAGGCGACGGCCACCTACCTGGCGCGGCTGCTCAAACCGATGGGGCTGCAGCTCAGTCGGCTAGCCAGCGGACTGCCGGTGGGTGGAGACTTGGAGTATGCCGACGAGGTCACCCTCGGCAGGGCGTTCGAGGGTCGACGGCTGATCGAGGCCTGA
- a CDS encoding HAD family hydrolase, with protein sequence MTPAPRWPVVLFDFDGTLGDTIPLIINSFHHTLHEVLGISSPEAEIRSWIGRSLRAVFAERYPERADELITTYRHWNLANHDDQIRQVDGMADLLTDLDAAGVRAGVVSSKGEDTVHLGLRALGLEGALPVLAALEHTARHKPDPAPLAYAVDRLGVDPADCVYVGDAVVDLQAAAAAGMDGIGVTWGAGESAALRAEPHVEVVADTRALRAVLLPGRADRVDPPKTPPG encoded by the coding sequence GTGACCCCCGCACCCCGCTGGCCGGTCGTGCTGTTCGACTTCGACGGCACCCTCGGCGATACCATCCCGCTGATCATCAACTCCTTCCACCACACGCTGCACGAGGTGCTGGGCATCTCGTCGCCCGAGGCGGAGATCCGGTCCTGGATCGGCCGGTCGTTGCGCGCCGTCTTCGCCGAGAGGTACCCCGAACGGGCCGACGAGCTGATCACCACCTACCGGCACTGGAACCTGGCCAACCACGACGACCAGATCCGCCAGGTCGACGGCATGGCGGACCTGCTGACCGACCTCGACGCAGCCGGGGTGAGGGCGGGCGTGGTCTCCTCCAAGGGCGAGGACACGGTCCACCTCGGGCTGCGGGCGCTGGGGCTGGAGGGCGCGCTGCCGGTGCTGGCCGCGCTGGAGCACACCGCCAGGCACAAGCCGGACCCCGCCCCGCTGGCGTATGCCGTGGACCGGCTCGGCGTGGACCCGGCGGACTGCGTCTACGTGGGGGATGCCGTCGTGGACCTGCAGGCGGCGGCCGCGGCGGGGATGGACGGGATCGGGGTCACCTGGGGCGCCGGCGAATCGGCCGCACTGCGGGCCGAGCCGCACGTCGAGGTGGTCGCGGACACCCGCGCACTGCGCGCGGTGCTCCTCCCGGGCCGAGCGGACCGGGTCGACCCACCCAAGACCCCTCCCGGGTGA
- a CDS encoding lysophospholipid acyltransferase family protein — protein sequence MLYRLLHVVARPTGLALWRPDVVGAERVPLDGPVILASNHLSFADSVVIPLTAPRQVSFLAKADYFTGSGPKGWLSRTWFTAIGSIPVDRDNTRAAQESLDLALEHLRGGGAFGIYPEGTRSRDGRLYKGRTGVAWLALTAGCPVVPVALSGTDKIQPVGAKFPRITKFRVEFGTPIDFTGRFDGVPAGRARREATDEIMAAIHAMSGQELAGEYNQRRPDHPSV from the coding sequence ATGCTGTATCGGCTGCTGCACGTGGTCGCCCGACCGACCGGGCTCGCGCTCTGGCGCCCCGACGTCGTCGGGGCCGAGCGGGTGCCCCTGGACGGTCCGGTCATCCTGGCCAGCAACCACCTGTCCTTCGCCGACAGCGTGGTCATCCCGCTGACCGCGCCCCGGCAGGTCTCCTTCCTGGCCAAGGCCGACTACTTCACCGGGAGCGGCCCCAAGGGGTGGCTCAGCCGGACCTGGTTCACCGCGATCGGCAGCATCCCCGTGGACCGGGACAACACCCGGGCCGCCCAGGAGTCCCTCGACCTGGCCCTGGAGCACCTGCGCGGCGGCGGGGCGTTCGGGATCTACCCCGAGGGCACCCGCTCCCGGGACGGCCGGCTCTACAAGGGCCGCACCGGGGTGGCGTGGCTGGCGCTGACCGCCGGCTGCCCGGTGGTCCCGGTCGCCCTGTCCGGCACCGACAAGATCCAGCCGGTGGGGGCGAAGTTCCCGCGGATCACCAAGTTCCGGGTGGAGTTCGGCACGCCGATCGACTTCACCGGGCGGTTCGACGGCGTCCCGGCCGGTCGGGCCCGGCGCGAGGCGACCGACGAGATCATGGCGGCGATCCACGCCATGTCCGGCCAGGAACTCGCCGGGGAGTACAACCAGCGCCGGCCCGACCACCCGTCCGTGTGA
- a CDS encoding DNA polymerase III subunit gamma and tau encodes MTTALYRRYRPETFADVIGQEHVTEPLMQALRSGRVNHAYLFSGPRGCGKTTSARILARCLNCEQGPTPDPCGTCESCVSLARGGPGSVDVIEIDAASHGGVDDARDLRERAAFGPAQSRYKVYIIDEAHMVTPHGFNALLKVVEEPPEHVKFIFATTEPEKVLSTIRSRTHHYPFHLVPPQRLTAYLEELCEAEGVALEQGVLSFVTRAGGGSVRDSLSVLDQLMAGAGDEGLTYERTASLLGFTDVELLDAVVDAVAAADAASVFSQVNKVMESGHDPRRFVEDLLERYRDLIVVAAVGDRTGGLLRGLPEDQVARLRQQAGAYGPSALTRSADVVSRGLSEMTGAVSSRMHLELICARLLLPAAEGESGHAARLDRIERRLAAGSGVPAPAGPASAPVAAPSGPPTGPSAPQSRPEPSDAQSPAEPDGTAGSREQRGSRPPAAEEQPPQQQRAQEQPVQEPPAQASAGRAPGSLDTDAVRRAWPEVLDRIKDIRKVTWTFVSVNSRVLDFDGQRLLLGIGTAGLANTFSQGHHAEVVRQALIEAIGLDTRVEGVPMDNCGGPGTGPGSSGPGGPSGGPPAPAGQGEPEGQGRGADPSMAEQLGAPGGHASRGRPTAGEPAPPDWSARSGAEGAPAWATQGPGGPQPPGPATDVEADPRGSGDQRADDQRSIDRTPRDRNSGGETAAADPGAPAAGGPAAPAAGVTAAPAAPVPVPGGDVPDDDDEDLETSGAVGQPVVESVLGGTVIAIDEEYSR; translated from the coding sequence GTGACCACAGCGCTCTACCGCCGCTACCGCCCGGAGACCTTCGCCGACGTGATCGGCCAGGAACACGTCACCGAGCCGCTGATGCAGGCCCTGCGGAGCGGTCGCGTGAACCACGCCTATCTGTTCAGCGGCCCCCGCGGCTGCGGCAAGACCACCAGCGCCCGGATCCTGGCGCGCTGCCTGAACTGCGAGCAGGGGCCGACCCCCGATCCGTGCGGCACGTGCGAGTCGTGCGTGTCGCTGGCCCGGGGTGGGCCTGGGTCGGTCGACGTCATCGAGATCGACGCGGCCAGCCACGGCGGCGTCGACGACGCCCGGGACCTGCGCGAACGGGCCGCCTTCGGACCGGCCCAGTCGCGCTACAAGGTCTACATCATCGACGAGGCGCACATGGTGACGCCCCACGGCTTCAACGCCCTGCTCAAGGTCGTCGAGGAGCCACCGGAGCACGTGAAGTTCATCTTCGCCACGACCGAGCCGGAGAAGGTCCTCTCCACGATCCGGTCCCGGACCCACCACTACCCGTTCCACCTCGTGCCGCCCCAGCGGCTGACCGCCTACCTGGAGGAGCTGTGCGAGGCGGAGGGCGTCGCCCTCGAGCAGGGCGTCCTGTCCTTCGTGACGCGCGCCGGGGGCGGCTCGGTCCGCGACTCGCTGTCGGTGCTGGACCAGCTGATGGCGGGGGCGGGTGACGAGGGGCTCACCTACGAGCGCACCGCCTCGCTGCTCGGTTTCACCGACGTCGAGCTGCTGGACGCCGTGGTCGACGCGGTCGCGGCCGCCGACGCCGCCAGCGTGTTCAGCCAGGTCAACAAGGTGATGGAGTCCGGGCACGACCCGCGGCGCTTCGTCGAGGACCTGCTGGAGCGGTACCGCGACCTGATCGTGGTCGCGGCCGTCGGCGACCGGACCGGGGGGTTGCTCCGCGGGCTCCCCGAGGACCAGGTGGCCAGGTTGCGCCAGCAGGCCGGCGCCTACGGCCCGTCGGCGCTGACCCGCAGCGCCGACGTGGTCAGCCGGGGCCTGTCGGAGATGACGGGGGCGGTGTCCTCCCGGATGCACCTGGAGCTGATCTGCGCCCGCCTGCTGCTGCCCGCTGCCGAGGGGGAGTCCGGCCACGCCGCACGGCTGGACCGCATCGAGCGGCGCCTCGCGGCCGGCTCCGGGGTGCCTGCCCCGGCGGGCCCTGCCAGCGCACCGGTTGCGGCCCCGTCCGGGCCACCGACCGGTCCCTCCGCGCCGCAGTCCCGACCGGAACCCTCGGACGCCCAGTCGCCAGCCGAGCCCGACGGAACCGCAGGATCCCGGGAGCAGCGCGGGTCGCGGCCGCCGGCCGCCGAGGAACAACCGCCGCAGCAGCAACGGGCACAAGAACAACCAGTTCAGGAGCCACCCGCCCAGGCCTCCGCCGGTCGCGCCCCGGGGTCGCTCGACACTGATGCAGTGCGGCGGGCGTGGCCGGAGGTGCTGGACCGGATCAAGGACATCCGCAAGGTCACCTGGACCTTCGTGTCGGTGAACAGCCGCGTGCTCGACTTCGACGGCCAGCGGTTGCTGCTCGGGATCGGGACCGCCGGACTGGCCAACACCTTCAGCCAGGGGCACCACGCCGAGGTGGTCCGGCAGGCCCTGATCGAGGCGATCGGCCTGGACACCAGGGTCGAGGGAGTCCCCATGGACAACTGTGGCGGCCCCGGCACTGGGCCCGGTAGCTCCGGCCCCGGCGGACCGTCCGGCGGCCCACCCGCGCCCGCAGGGCAGGGAGAGCCGGAAGGGCAAGGTCGTGGGGCCGATCCGAGCATGGCCGAGCAGTTGGGCGCCCCCGGCGGCCACGCCTCCCGGGGCCGCCCGACCGCGGGCGAGCCAGCGCCACCGGACTGGTCGGCCCGCTCGGGTGCCGAGGGGGCCCCGGCATGGGCGACCCAGGGCCCCGGTGGGCCGCAGCCCCCCGGTCCGGCGACGGACGTGGAGGCGGATCCGCGCGGCTCCGGGGACCAGCGCGCCGACGACCAGCGATCTATCGACCGGACCCCCCGGGACAGGAACTCCGGGGGCGAGACGGCCGCCGCGGATCCGGGCGCACCGGCCGCCGGGGGTCCGGCCGCACCGGCCGCCGGAGTCACCGCGGCACCCGCCGCACCGGTCCCGGTGCCGGGCGGTGATGTGCCCGACGACGACGACGAGGACCTGGAGACCTCCGGAGCGGTCGGACAACCGGTCGTGGAATCCGTGCTCGGCGGCACCGTGATCGCGATCGACGAGGAATACTCTCGCTAG
- a CDS encoding HelD family protein translates to MLVTAATHDIVAAEIAREQDHVDRVYAELAKAAARVELVHAEGMARGQTDRKGTGDPREEELAGLFERDALVYNASKRRASLEYQHEGLVFGRLDLDHGSGDGSDAADREVRYVGRLGVRDDEYEPLVIDWRAPAAAPFYRATPADPQGVIRRRVLRCRGEEVIGVEDDLMVPEAPEDIVVVGDGALMAALTRSRGARMRDIVATIQQHQDEAIRAKAAGVTTITGGPGTGKTVVALHRAAYLLYADRRRFESGGVLVVGPSAAYTAYIERVLPSLGEDTVTLRSLGDVVGGVTATRFDSQEAAALKGSLRIRTVLGRAAREPIPGAPDTLRVFVAGHAVRLDPPQLASVRRQVLRHHHRNSSFEAALVALGEAAWIQVRQGEREEFLDKFGDSGDVEAFAREWWRPVDPREVLLWLADRDTARRLGKGVLSEEEADALAESLTVATSTGEWSVADVALIDDLAARLGQVVDLPSEERGFYEIDELDDVSQYGVSAIKLGRDTADLAVTPQGERTAYQRVVQDPMERLLAGSITAGDEYAHVLVDEAQDLSPMQWRMIGRRGNWASWTVVGDDAQSSWPDLEESARAREEAFGRAPRRSFHMTTNYRNAKEIFDYAARLIRQYVPDADIPDAVRDTGVDPVEQTVAQADVAAGVTAAVAELGAQVDGSIAVITPEKWRDALAGLEGEHDGRVLVIDPLSTKGLEYDATVVVDPEEIVRTAPGGARILYVVLTRAAHRMHVLQVR, encoded by the coding sequence ATGCTGGTGACCGCAGCAACCCACGACATCGTGGCTGCCGAGATCGCGCGTGAGCAGGACCATGTCGACCGGGTCTATGCCGAGCTCGCGAAGGCCGCTGCCCGGGTGGAACTCGTGCACGCCGAGGGGATGGCTCGGGGACAGACCGACCGCAAGGGCACCGGCGACCCGCGCGAGGAGGAGCTCGCCGGGTTGTTCGAGCGCGACGCCCTCGTCTACAACGCCTCCAAGCGACGGGCCTCCCTGGAGTACCAGCACGAGGGTCTCGTCTTCGGCCGCCTCGACCTCGACCACGGCTCCGGCGACGGGTCGGACGCCGCGGACCGGGAGGTCCGCTACGTCGGCCGGCTGGGCGTCCGGGACGACGAGTACGAACCGCTGGTGATCGACTGGCGGGCACCCGCCGCCGCGCCCTTCTACCGCGCCACACCGGCCGACCCGCAGGGCGTCATCCGGCGCCGGGTGCTGCGCTGCCGCGGCGAGGAGGTCATCGGCGTCGAGGACGACCTGATGGTGCCGGAGGCCCCCGAGGACATCGTCGTGGTCGGCGACGGGGCGCTGATGGCCGCGCTCACCCGCAGCCGCGGCGCGCGGATGCGTGACATCGTCGCCACCATCCAGCAGCACCAGGACGAGGCGATCCGCGCCAAGGCCGCGGGGGTCACCACGATCACCGGCGGGCCGGGCACCGGTAAGACCGTGGTCGCGCTGCACCGCGCCGCCTACCTGCTGTATGCCGACCGTCGCCGGTTCGAGTCCGGCGGGGTCCTCGTGGTGGGCCCCTCCGCCGCCTACACCGCCTACATCGAGCGGGTGCTGCCCAGCCTCGGCGAGGACACCGTCACGCTGCGCTCGCTGGGTGACGTGGTCGGGGGCGTCACGGCCACCCGGTTCGACTCCCAGGAGGCGGCGGCGCTGAAGGGCTCGCTGCGGATCCGCACCGTGCTGGGCCGGGCGGCCCGCGAGCCGATCCCGGGTGCGCCCGACACGCTGCGGGTGTTCGTCGCCGGGCACGCGGTGCGCCTCGACCCGCCGCAGCTCGCGTCGGTGCGCCGGCAGGTACTGCGCCACCACCACCGCAACAGCTCGTTCGAGGCCGCCCTGGTGGCCCTCGGTGAGGCGGCCTGGATACAGGTGCGGCAGGGCGAGCGCGAGGAGTTCCTGGACAAGTTCGGCGACTCCGGCGACGTCGAGGCGTTCGCCCGCGAGTGGTGGCGACCGGTCGACCCGCGTGAGGTGCTGCTCTGGCTGGCCGACCGGGACACCGCCCGCCGGCTCGGCAAGGGCGTGCTGTCCGAGGAGGAGGCCGACGCGCTGGCGGAGTCGCTGACCGTCGCGACCTCGACCGGGGAGTGGAGCGTGGCCGACGTCGCCCTCATCGACGACCTCGCCGCCCGCCTCGGACAGGTGGTGGACCTGCCCTCGGAGGAACGCGGCTTCTACGAGATCGACGAGCTGGACGACGTCTCCCAGTACGGGGTCTCGGCGATCAAGCTGGGCCGGGACACCGCGGACCTGGCGGTGACCCCCCAGGGCGAGCGGACGGCATACCAGCGCGTCGTCCAGGACCCGATGGAGCGGCTGCTGGCCGGCAGCATCACCGCCGGCGACGAGTACGCACACGTCCTCGTCGACGAGGCGCAGGACCTGTCGCCCATGCAGTGGCGGATGATCGGGCGGCGCGGCAACTGGGCGTCCTGGACGGTGGTCGGTGACGACGCGCAGAGCTCCTGGCCGGACCTCGAGGAGTCCGCCCGCGCACGGGAGGAGGCGTTCGGCCGGGCGCCCAGGCGCAGCTTCCACATGACCACCAACTACCGCAACGCCAAGGAGATCTTCGACTACGCGGCGCGGCTGATCCGGCAGTACGTGCCGGACGCGGACATCCCGGACGCGGTCCGCGACACCGGCGTCGACCCGGTCGAGCAGACGGTCGCCCAGGCCGACGTCGCAGCCGGGGTCACCGCCGCCGTGGCGGAGCTGGGGGCCCAGGTCGACGGGTCGATCGCGGTCATCACCCCGGAGAAGTGGCGGGATGCGCTCGCCGGGCTGGAGGGCGAGCACGACGGACGCGTCCTGGTCATCGACCCGTTGTCGACCAAGGGCTTGGAGTACGACGCGACCGTGGTGGTCGACCCGGAGGAGATCGTGCGCACCGCACCCGGCGGCGCCCGCATCCTGTATGTCGTGCTCACCAGGGCCGCGCACCGGATGCACGTCCTGCAGGTGCGCTGA
- a CDS encoding helix-turn-helix transcriptional regulator: MSRLAELHGPEFEDYLSRVYMTMIRLGTPTQEGLELEGYHPDDVRRVGKELVGRGLITEDGPGRWEIQPPEESLPRLAALLEARARFSRSFASELGVIWRQSREGAPDAEVGMGGIEGLGIPDDAAAGMRSVEGMAHRELLMMVADSPAARVWLDRADTTERLERRADTVAMVVDRALLGEPGVLAELERQSAAGASVKVMGAVPFGVVIADHTAALVDLSQHDEQGGGSFLIRRAAVLAGLRALVEVGNTRGVPLTPRPGEKGGRKGMPLDDRDVRILGLLAAGATDQMIARSIGVSTRTVERRIRFLMEHLGGGTRFQAGVQAARRGWF; the protein is encoded by the coding sequence ATGAGCAGGTTGGCAGAGCTGCACGGTCCGGAGTTCGAGGACTACCTCTCCCGGGTCTATATGACGATGATCCGGCTCGGGACGCCGACACAGGAAGGGCTCGAGCTGGAGGGATACCACCCCGACGACGTGCGGCGGGTGGGCAAGGAACTTGTCGGCCGCGGGCTGATCACCGAGGACGGTCCCGGCCGCTGGGAGATCCAACCTCCCGAGGAGAGCCTGCCCCGGCTCGCGGCCCTGTTGGAGGCCCGGGCCCGGTTCTCCCGGTCGTTCGCCTCCGAGCTCGGGGTGATCTGGCGGCAGAGCCGGGAGGGCGCCCCCGACGCCGAGGTGGGGATGGGCGGGATCGAGGGCCTGGGTATCCCGGACGATGCCGCGGCCGGCATGCGGTCGGTCGAGGGCATGGCGCACCGCGAGCTGCTGATGATGGTCGCCGACAGTCCGGCCGCCCGGGTCTGGCTGGACCGGGCCGACACCACGGAGCGCCTCGAGCGGCGCGCGGACACGGTCGCGATGGTGGTCGACCGGGCGCTGCTGGGCGAGCCGGGCGTCCTCGCCGAGCTGGAACGGCAGTCGGCGGCAGGGGCGTCCGTGAAAGTGATGGGGGCCGTGCCGTTCGGGGTGGTCATCGCCGACCACACCGCGGCGCTGGTCGACCTGAGCCAGCACGACGAGCAGGGTGGCGGGTCGTTCCTGATCCGCCGGGCTGCGGTCCTCGCCGGGTTGCGGGCCCTCGTCGAGGTAGGCAACACGCGCGGGGTCCCGCTCACCCCCCGGCCCGGGGAGAAGGGCGGACGCAAGGGCATGCCGCTGGATGACCGGGACGTGCGCATCCTGGGCCTGCTCGCGGCCGGTGCCACCGACCAGATGATCGCCCGCAGCATCGGGGTGTCCACCCGCACGGTGGAGCGGCGGATCCGGTTCCTGATGGAGCACCTGGGAGGCGGCACCCGCTTCCAGGCGGGCGTGCAGGCCGCCCGCCGCGGCTGGTTCTGA